The following is a genomic window from Lysinibacillus sp. JNUCC-52.
AGATAATCGATTTAAAATACAAGATGCTAAGCTCGATATTCATTTAAATGAAAAAGAAAAGAAAATTTTACGATTGATTGCTGAAGGGCATACAAATAAGGCTATAGCGATAGAGTTAAACATTCCTCAACGAACTACTGAAAGATATTTAACACAGCTGTTTTCTTTGCTAAATGTAGATTCCCGAACAGAGGCAGTAAATCTTGCTGAACGAATGAATTTACTATAGCCTCTTTATATGTTAGTATAAATATTAATTGTTATATTTTTCTATAAAAGGATAGTATTTATGTAATGTAAAGACAATATATTATTAATCAGGAAAAATTATTTAGTTTACACAACTAAATACCTATATATCTTAAAAAACACCGCCATTTTTTGGCGGTGTTTTTTTCATGACCGCCAAATCACGCCAAAAAAACTAGTGAAGACCGCCAAAAAAATGGCGTAAACCCAACATTGAAATGGTGGTATAAGTACTGGTACGCTTAGATTAATCATAGTTAAGTAATTTTTTCCAAAGTGAGTAATAGTTTAAGAATATATCGTTTATATAAGCAGTTTAATATCATAGATTTTTTAGCATGTTACTAGCTAGACAGCATACTCACGAAAAAACTTTAATAAAGGTAGGCGTATAATTTGAAAGTAGAACTTGAAAATTTAATCTCTATAGATGAATCTAACCAAGATCAAGTCATTAAAGTTTATAATCGCTACGGTATTTATGTAGGTGCGCCTGAAATCAGAAGAAGAAATTTGAAGGCATCTTTTAATCCTATTTTTACTTTAAATGAAGATGTGACGTATGAGCAGGTGGCAGCATTATATAAATCATTGGAACATGAGCTAGGTATTGTTTCTATTGGGGAACGTTTCTATTTTGATTTTTCAAATAGCGAATACGAACAAACTCCATTATTTACGTTAAACTCGACGGGCAACTCGCCAGAAATGTTTTTAGATGATAGAGGCACTTTATTTTCAATAAGTACATATTGTAAGCATTGTGGGCTTATGGAAAAAGAGCAACTTTCACCGTTAGTTATTGATACTTCTCAAATGAAAGGCCGTCATTTAGTCCACGTAAGCGGATACTGGGTAGCCTCCGAAGAATTAGTAGCTTTAATGAAACAAGCAAATATGGAAGGCTATGAACTTCTAGAAGTAATTCACAGCGGGTCGGAAGTAGAGAAGCAACCTGCATATCAAATCATCCCAACTCAAATGCTACCTGCAAGTAATGCAGAAAGAATAAAATTGTATTTTGCAACTGAGCAGCCACCATGCAAATGTGGGTTAAATGGGGTAATTCTAGGACCTGATATTTATGATGGCAAGGATATTATGAATTTAAATGGAGATGTATTCTATTCTTCGGAATGGAGTCATGATGGAAGCTATCTTTACAGAAAAACAATATTCAGTAGAAAGTTCAGAGATTTAATTATTAATAATCGTATTTCTCGAGAAGTGAGAGGGGAAAAGGATCGAAACTTTGGACCGAAAGATTGGTTATTCGACCCTGTGTTATTGAAATAGTTTGAACTATAGAATAATAAAAGGTGAGGGAGTGTTAATGTTGTTTAGAAAAATACTACCTATCATTGCAATTTTATTTATCGTTGCGTTAGCACTTTCAAATTACTTTAATAAAACGAATGAAGAATCCATTATATTAGCGAATATAATTAAGTATATTTTTATGCTATAAGACAGATATCGTATATTTCCCTCAAGTTCACCTAAGTATGGTATGATGTGAAAAAACATTGCATGAATGAGCTTTGAGGTGAAATTTTGATAAAAAAATGGTCATTTCCTTTAGCGATTTTAACTCTAATTATATTTTTTGCGTTCCGCTTAACATACGAGAGTGACGTGATTTTAAATTTCGATAAAAAAGTGGCGGAAATATTATTTGGCAATCGGTATATAGAGTTTTTTCATTATATTGGTGAGCCAAAATTTGTCGTTTGGGTTGCGATTATATTAATTGTCTATTTAGCATGGATTGCGAAAAATTACCGTGGCATGTTATTTGTCGTATTAACATTTGCAGTAGGGAACGTATTAAACCAAATGTTAAAAAAGTGGGTGCAACGTTCTCGCCCTGAAATAGAAGATCAATTGACATCGTTCAGTTTTCCATCTGGACATGCTATGACAGGCATACTGTATTTATTTACGGTTGCTTATTTATTATCTGAAAATAATACAAAGGCACGTCAAATACAGCTTTGGATAGGCGCAATTGTGCTAACAATTCTTATTGGTCTTTCACGAGTAGCAGGTGCGCGCCATTTTGCCTCCGATGTGCTTGCAGGCTGGTGTATAGGATACACCTGGTTTATCATTTGTGTTTTTTGGTATGAACGACGTAAGCGCGTATTTAATAAGAACAATATTAAATAGTAATACTCAAGTGAGCAGCACCTAACTTTATGGTACTGCTCTTTTTAGTGATTTTTTAAGTGCCAGGCACCCGAATTATTCTGAAAAATTAGATTTAATAAATATTTTCCTAACAAAAAAGAATTGCTTATAGGAAACTTTTAAGCTAAGATGAGTACAATAAAAAAAAGAGAAAAGGAAGAAGGAATTGGAAGGACAAATTTTATTTGCTTTAGGGTTAACCCTATTTGCAGGGCTTGCAACAGGAGTAGGTAGTTTAATTGCATTTTTTACCTCAAGAACAAATACTAAATTTTTATCAATAGCTCTTGGTTTCTCAGCGGGAGTTATGATTTATGTGTCACTTGTTGAAATTTTTGTGAAAGCAAAGGATGCATTAACCAATGCCTTAGGTCCAACGAATGGTTATTGGATGACGATAGCGGGTTTCTTTGGCGGAATGTTATTTATAGCTTTAATTGATAAGTTTATTCCGAAATCGACGAACCCTCATGAAGTAAAGCTTGTTGAAGATGTGAATGCTGTAAAACCACAGGTAGATGAAAGTCATTTAATGAAAATGGGCGTATTCACTGCACTTGCAATAGGAATTCATAATTTTCCTGAAGGTATAGCAACCTTTATGTCCGCTATGAATGACCCTAATGTCGGCATTGCGATTGCAATTGCTGTAGCCATTCATAATATTCCTGAAGGAATTGCTGTCTCTGTTCCTATTTACTTTGCTACAGGAAATCGTAGAAAAGCATTTAAACTATCCTTTTTATCAGGGTTAGCAGAGCCTGTTGGGGCGCTAGTAGCTTATTTACTATTAATGCCGTTTTTATCAGACGTTATGTTCGGTATTGTATTTGCTGGAGTTGCAGGAATTATGGTGTTTATATCATTAGATGAGCTATTACCAGCCGCACAGAGATACGATGAAACACATTTATCAATGTATGGTTTAGTTGGTGGAATGGCAGTGATGGCTATTAGTTTAGTATTATTAGCGTAAATCTTAATTAACTACTGAAAAAGGAATCTAGTCGATAAGACTAGATTCCTTTTATTATGCCTTTATTAATTCTTTAACTGTCTCTAAGCAGTCATAAAAGGTGTTAAAAGGCTTATAGGGAATATGTAAATCATTACAGCGGTCAATTAATTGCTCCCTAGCTAATACTAAATCTGCTTGTTTAGCAGCTTCGAAATCGGAAATAGAGTCGCCAATCACGATTTTAAATTGATCGGGCTGTGCCATTTCTCGCATGACGGTTGGTTTGCAACAGCCACAACTTTGGGTTGAAAATTTTGCACAATGTTCATCACAGCTATGTGGATAGACAACCGTAATTTGCTCTCCAGAGAAGTCTGCATTATTACAATAGATTCCCGAAAATGGGCCAAATCTTTCAAGCAGTGGTTGAATGAAAAAATCTACTCCGCCACTAACAATGTAAAAAGGTATATCGTGCTCCTGCGCATAGCGAACAAACTCGCTAAAGCCCTCACGGATAACGGCGGTCTCCATTAAATATTGAATGATATCATCCTTTTGGCTAGTCGATAAAAGCTCAAACATCGCAGTAATACCGTCTTTGAAGCTTATTGTTTGAGCCATCATTGCCTTTGCAATTTTCTCCGATTGTTCAGGGACGAAATGCGTCATAAGGGAGACGATATTATCTGTTTCTGTAATAGTACCATCAAAATCGCAGAAAATAATTGGTTTCAAAGTACTTCCTCCTTCAAGAAAAAACGTCTACTTTGAAGTAGACGTTCTAATTTATTTTACTTGTACACCATGTTCATCGGCCTGCGTTAAGATGATTTGATGTTCTGGGAATTTCGTTTGCATTGTTGTAACAAAGTCATCAGCAATCGAAGTTGGAATAATGGAAATGAGTGTCGGACCTGCTCCACTTAATGCTGTACCGTATGCACCATGTACTTTTGCAGCTTCACGTATTTCAGCATATTGTGGGATTAATGTTGAACGGAATGGTTCATGGAACAAATCCGCTTCCATGTAGCTTCCTGCACGTTTAAAATCACGTGTCATTAAAGATGCTGCCAGCATATTAGCATTAGCAGAAGCATGTACTGCATATGCTCGCTCAAATTGCTTTGGTAATACGGAGCGAGACTCACTTGTCTTTAGCTCAACATTCGGTACGTACACAACAAAAGAAGCGTTAATATCATTTACATGGAATGTATCGACTACTCCGTTGTCATCCATTGAGGAAATCGTCAAGCCACCGAGTACTGAGGCAGTTGCATTATCAGGATGCCCTTCAATTTGAGAAGATAAATTTAGCTTATCCTGTATAGTTAACTTTAAATCACATAATTGGTTGGCTAGCTCAATACCCGCTACAATGACAGCGGCGCTACTACCTAAACCACGGGCTAATGGTAGTTCACTTGCCATTTCAACTCGGCAAGCAGGTAATGGTTTATTATACTGATCCGCAATTTTTTTGGCGATAATATATAGTAAATGTTGTTCTAGCTCAAATTCACTAGGACCGTTGTCATCGAGATGTATGATCTCCCAACTATCCTGTAGGGAAACATCTAATTTTAAATAAAGAGACAAGCCGAGTCCGATAGAATCAAAGCCAGGGCCTAAATTGGCTGTGCTCCCAGGAACGGTGATTTGCCACTTTTTACTCATAGTACGCCCTCGATATATTTACGAATTTCTTCTTCATCATTTTTAAGAGATACGACGTCCACTGTTGAAACGTTCATAGCAGTATCTGGATCTTTTAAGCCGTTACCAGTAAATACTGTCACGACTTTTGAGCCTTTAGCAATTTTACCATTTTCAACAGATTTAATTACACCTGCTAATGATGCAGCTGAACCAGGCTCAACAAAGATCCCTTCAGTTCCAGCGATTAGCTTGTATGCTGCAATAATTTCCTCATCTGTTACAGAATCAATAATGCCGCCAGACTCATCACGTGCTGCTTCAGCAAATTGCCAGCTAGCAGGATTACCAATACGGATAGCTGTTGCCACTGTTTCAGGGTTAGGAATTGCTTCGCCTTTAACAATAGCTGCGGCGCCTTCCGCTTCAAAGCCGAACATTTTTGGTAAACCTGACGCTTTCACATCGTTATATTCTTTAAAGCCTTTCCAGTAAGCAGTAATGTTACCTGCGTTTCCAACTGGAATGCATAAATAGTCGGGAGCAGAACCTAAAGCATCTACAATTTCAAAAGAAGCTGTTTTTTGCCCTTCGATACGGTATGGGTTAACCGAATTGACAAGTGCTACTGGTGTTGTTTCGCTAACTTGGCGCACAATATTTAAAGCATCATCAAAATTGCCATCGATTTCAATAATTTTTGCACCATACATTGTCGCTTGTGCTAGTTTACCAAGGGCAACTTTCCCTTTAGGAATAACGACAATCGATTGAATACCTGCGCGTGTTGCGTAAGCTGCAGCTGCTGCTGATGTATTCCCTGTTGAAGCACAAATTACACATTTACTACCATCCTCAATAGCCTTTGCTACCGCAAATACCATACCACGGTCTTTAAAAGAACCAGTCGGATTTGCGCCTTCTATTTTACCATAAAGCTCGATACCAAGCTGTTTTGATAGATTAACTAAATGTATAAGAGGCGTATTGCCTTCGTTTAATGTTAGAGCGGGTGTATTTTCTGTTACGGGTAAAAATTGTTTATATTCTTCAATAAGGCCTTTCCACATAACGTAACGATCTCCTTTTGTTCTTATAGAAAGAACAGTTGTTTTTGTATAAGAGACATTTTAACGCAAAAGACTATATATTTTCAATAGCAATTATTAAATTGTCTAAACAATTCGGTCATTTGAATTTTACTTGTCACTTTCTCGAAACAACTGTATAGTAAACTGGTAATGTAAAGTCATATGTAAAGACAGGTGGTTATTATGACAACAATAAAGACAGAACAATCCATTTCACGTAACAAGCTTTTAGGCGTTGCAGGTGTTGGTTGGCTCTTTGATGCGATGGATGTTGGTATTTTATCTTTCGTTATTACAGCGCTAGCGGTAGATTGGGATTTAACAAAAAGTCAAATGGGCTGGATTGGTAGTATCAATTCTATTGGTATGGCGGTAGGTGCACTTGCATTTGGAATTTTTGCCGATAAAGTGGGGCGCAAGCAAGTTTTTATGTGGACCCTTATTCTCTTTTCAGTAGCGAGCGGCATATCCGCATTTACGACAACATTAGTAGCGTTTATGGCATTACGCTTTTTAGTAGGCATGGGGCTCGGTGGAGAATTACCAGTAGCATCTACACTTGTTTCTGAAAGTGTTGAGGCAAAGGAACGTGGAAGAGTAGTTGTATTACTGGAAAGCTTTTGGGCAGCAGGCTGGCTAATTGCAGCGCTTATATCATATTTTGTTATACCTACATGGGGATGGCGTGTAGCATTATTATTAACAGCTATTCCTGCTATTTACGCGATTTACCTTCGTTGGCATTTACCAGATTCGCCTCAATTTACTGCAAAGGTAGAATCTAAAAAGCGCAGTATTTTTCTTAATGTACGGGAAGTATGGTCGAAAAAATATGCACGTTCGACATTCATGCTTTGGGTGCTATGGTTCACGGTTGTATTCTCGTATTACGGAATGTTCTTATGGTTGCCAAGTGTAATGGTAGGAAAAGGTTTTGATATGATTACTAGCTTTAAATATGTCTTAATGATGACGTTAGCACAGCTACCAGGATACTTCACAGCTGCATGGTTTATTGAAAAATTCGGACGGAAATTCGTACTAGTTTCCTATTTAATTGGAACGGCTGTAAGTGCTTTCATTTTTGGTAATGCAGAAACGTTGGCTGTCCTATTAATATCAGGAATGTTTTTATCATTCTTTAACTTAGGTGCATGGGGTGCGCTATACGCTTACACACCTGAACAGTATCCAGCAGTTATTCGTGGAACAGGTGCAGGAATGGCAGCTGCAGTAGGAAGAATTGGCGGTATTTTTGGTCCGCTATTAGTAGGATCACTGTTAACGGCAGGCTATGATATCGGCTTTATTTTTGCGATTTTCTGTTGTGCGATAATAATTGGCGTTATTGGTGTTATATTTTTAGGAACAGAAACAAAACAAATTGAATTAGAATAAAAAAGTTTTGGATGCTATCTGAATCCAAGACTCAGCTTGTCGACAAAAGGGATTAAGAATAGAAATCTTAATCCCTTTTGTTATTTTTATTGTAAAAAGGGGTTCTTACTTTCGCGTCGCCATACTCTTCAAGCATCCCCGCCCTATGAAGCTGTTTGCCATAATTATAGTAGACTGCTAGCAATCCATATCAAGTTGATAGGAGTGAAGGGTGGCAACTCCTGCTCAGAACGCTCAGTACGTAAGTCGCAACAGACCGCGCGCTAGCGAGGGTTGCGGCTTACGATGTGCCCGCGGAAAGCGCTCGCCCGTAGCGGGAATCAACAGTAGTAGTCATCACCTATATTAGTTTTAATAAAAAAAGACTATAGATAAATTCGGAAAACTTCGAGTTTGTCTATAGTCTGATCCAAGACTTTTCAAATCTGCGTTCTTCAAAAAATAAAATATAAGATTATTTTTATACATATTTTTCTGAAATGTGTTAAAATTTCGAATTGAATATTGTATACAGTAAAATGGCGAGGATAATAAACATATTTTTAATATTGCGAATACATAAATTATATGTCAATTTATTACGAACTAGTGCATTAGTGTATTAATGTATTAAAGATTTTTCTGAAAAGTCATTGTATTCAAATTGCAATCGTGATACTGTATTTTTAATCGAATTTAGAATCAGTAGGGAATAATCTCCATTCGTGATAATTTCTTTGAAAGAAAGGTTGTTAGGAATGAGTATAAAAGAAGATATAAAGAAAAGATATGTAAGGCTGTCGAAAGGACAACGAAAAGTCGCACAATTTGTTATAAGTAATCCTGCGGTTGTGATTGCCAATGGTGCGGCAGAAGTGGGGAGGCAAGCGAATGTTAGTGAATCAACCGTGATTCGTTTTTGTTATGCAATGGATTTGTCAGGTTATGTTGAACTACAGGAAGAAATAAGAAACTATTTAAACTCTCAAAATGAGGGTACACCTCACCATCCCACCTATATGACGAGCAACCAGAAGACATCTAGCTTCGGTAAGGTCATGCAGCGTGATATGCAAAATATTCAAGATACAATACATCTAATTAACGATAGTATGCTTCAAAAAAGCTCCAAGTGGATGCATGAAGCGGATACTATTTATATTTTAGGCGCGCGCCAAGATGCCTCGATTGCAAATTGGTTATCGTATACGTTGAAAACTTTACGAACGAATATAAAGCAGCTACGTACAGATTCCGATGATCTCGTTCAACAAATAAACAGTATGAGTGAACGTACTACGTTAATCGTCTTTTCATGTGACAAACAATCCAATGATGTAAAAACAATTGTGGAAATAGCGAAAATGAAAAAAGTAAAAATCATTGCGATTACAGGTTCGGCATTGTCACCAATTAGGGATTATGCAAGTGCTTTGTTTGCATTAGGCTTAAAAAATCAATCTTCCTTAGACGTTGTGCCAGTCCTATTTTCCTTTATGCATGCATTGATTGAGGAGATGGTTAGCCAAGATAAAGAGCAATATGAGCAATATCAACAATCATATGAACAAGTAGAAAATAATTTATTGTTTTTAGATATTGCAAGAGAGAAGCAAGTATTTTGAAAAAACAGCGTATAGATTGGAGTACAACTGCTAATCTATGCGTTTTTTTGATGGGCAATCGAAGGAGAAATAAAAAAAGATGTCCAAATAAGCATTAGACATCAAAGAAAAATAATTTATAAAATTTTGCTAAAGCTATATTCAGCCTTAAACGTATCTTTTAGTTTAATAGCATTGGCGCGGGTTCCTTCTTGCACAAACCCATGTTTTTTAAATAACTGTAATGCAGCATCATTATGCTCCATCACGGATAATTCTAAACGGGAAATATCACGTTTGCTAGCCCAGTCTTCCACTGCATTCATAAGTGCTGAACCGATACCATTTCGTTGGTGCTCTTTCTTTACGGCCATGTGAATTGATGCAATATGTTTAGCTTTAGAATGTTTATAGCCATGGACAACGGCATAGCCTGCAAAGGTGCCATTTAAAATGCAAAGTAAAATCGTGCGGTTTTTTAATTGCTTCCAATAAGTTAGATCTTTTCTTAGCTGCTGTACGGTTAGCTCTAACTCATTTTCTACATTATACAAAAATTCAGTTTGCTGAAGGATTTCTTCCTGTAAAAGAATAAATGCTCTAGCATCTGATGCTTCAATCGCTCGGATTATGTACGCAGAAGTATTTTCGTTATTTTCAGAATTATTGTCCAAAGGCATTTTCTCTTGTGTGCGAGAGAAAGTGACACTCGTGCCCAATTTGACATCAATGACATAATAACCTGCATTTGTCCAAGATAAAAAGTGCGTAAGAGGGGGCTTTGTTTTTTTCCACCAGCTCTTATTCAAGTATGCAGCATTGGGTAAAGCTTGTCCCATAATGTTTTCTAATGCGCTAAAGGATAATGTAATTTCATTTTGCGAAGCTACGTCAAAATAGCTTGCTAAAGGAATATACTTTTTTTCCATCTTCTTTGTCATCATAATCCCCATTCCTGTAATTCCTAAAAAAAAATTTTGACTACATGATAATAGCATAAAATTATCGTTTCTTGTATAAAAATCACAACTATATATCCATCTAAAATAAGGAAATTTATGCTTAACATAGAAAAAGTAAAATAATGCTTGGTAATAAATAGATAAACTATGAAAAGAAGTGGAATTCTTTTATTATAGTATAGCGCTGCCTCATTGAACAAGAAGATAGTTGACGAAAATGGTAGATGATGAAAGTTTTACTTTATATCATGTTCTATCATAAATTATGTTAAAATAAATGAAAATGTAGAAGCCATTTAGGAGGAAAAGTATTAATGAGTAAAGTTTTAGTTTTCGGACATAAAAATCCTGATACAGATACGATTACATCTGCAATTGTATATGCCTATTTAAAACAACAAGTTGGCGTAGATAGTGAAGCAGTACGTCTTGGTGACGTAAATAATGAAACAAAATATGCCCTAGAGAAATTTGGCTTTGAGGCACCTCGTTTAATTACTTCCGTAGTAGGGGAAGCGGAAAAAGTTATTCTTGTAGACCATAACGAATTCCAACAATCAGCTGACGGAATTGAAGAAGTACAAATTACTGAGGTAATTGATCACCACCGTATTGCAAACTTCCAAACAGCAGACCCATTGTACTACCGTGCAGAGCCTGTTGGTTGTACGGCAACTATTTTAAATAAAATTTTTAAAGAAAATGATGTTGAAGTACCATCAAACATTGCAGGTTTAATGTTGTCTGCTATTATTTCCGATACATTATTATTCAAATCGCCAACATGTACAGAACAGGATGTCAAAGCTGCACAAGAACTAGCAGCAATTGCTGGCGTTGATGCGGCTGACTATGGCCTAGCAATGTTGAAAGCAGGCGCTGATCTTTCAGATAAATCACTAGAAGATCTTTTATCTTTAGATGCTAAAGAGTTCCAGTTTGGTGAATATAAATCAGTAGTAGCTCAAGTGAATGCTGTCGATATTAATGACGTACTTGGTCGACAAGAGGAATTAGAAATTCTTTTAAACAAAAATGTTGCTGAAAATGGCTTAGACTTATTCTTCTTTGTTGTAACAGATATTTTAAACAATGATTCAACAGCAGTTGCAATCGGACAAGTTGCAGAAGCTGCAGCAAAAGCATTTGGTGCTGAGCTTACAAACAGCCGTGTTGTATTACCAGGTGTTGTTTCTCGTAAAAAACAAATCGTCCCTGTATTAACGGAAGCTTTAAAATAATTTAAGGAATAGCCCAAACGTAAATGTGGCTAGGACAAAAAGGAAAAGTGTTAGATTGACTGTTATCAATCTAACACTTTTTTGCATTGTCAATGTTGTCTACTACGGCTGAGCTTTCTGCAAGCACACCGTAGGCTGCAACAATCACTATTGCACCGCGCCTGTTACGTCTAACTATGCGTGCCATCTTGCAGGAGGCACCGCCTTTGCAACCTTCCACTAAAGCTCTTGCTAGAGGAAATGATGACGTAATGCGGCTGTCCTTTTTAGTCAAGCTTTAATGGCTGTACTGCTGGCCCCTCTAGCACTTCACCTTGTGAATTAAATCGGGAACCGTGGCATGGGCAATCCCATGTTTCATCAGCTTCATTCCATTTCGTTTTACAGCCTAAATGCGTACAAGTTGGAGCGTTGCCGTTTCTTATATGTCCTGAGACAAATTCCTTTGCTACGAAGCCACCAACCTTTAGCATTTGCATAAATTGAGCACCAAATTTCGTGCGTGTTGGTGAATAGAGTGCACTTGCATCATTAGCATTTGTAGTTCCTGTAATTAGCGATGACAGTAAGTCTCCAGCTACAAAAGAATTGGAAATGCCCCATTTACGATATCCTGTTGCTATATAGACATTAGGTAAGGACTTTGTAATTCTCCCGACGTAAGGTACCATGTCTGGTGTTTCGATGTCTTGAGCAGACCATCTATATAATGGTTCCTGCCCAAAGTGGACTTTCATTTCATTTTGAATAGCATCGTAATAGGGTTCTGTATTTGTCGTTTCACCAGCGATATGATTTGCCCCACCGAGCAATAAATAATGTTCATCATTTATTGTTGCCGTTCGAATAGAGCGAGAGGGGAAATCAACTGATAAATATTGCCCTTTGAACGTCTCTGTTATTTTGCTAGCGACCATATAAGAGCGGTTATTTGAAAGCTTGAACAGTTGTAGCCCTTTAAATGCCTCAATGGGATAGTGAGTACACAAAATTAGCTTGTTGTATTGAACCGATATATTTTTTTCGGTATGTAAGTTATTTTGTGCAATTTGTAGTTGCTGAACACGGGTATTCGCATACAGTTTAGCGCCCATAGATAACGCCTCTTTTATAAGAAAGTTGCTAACTGTTACAGGATTTATTTGCGCCTGTTGTGATAGGCTGAGCGCTTTTGTAACAGGGAATGGGAGCTCCGTGTCAGATGTGATTTTGGACTTTATATTTAATACTTTATAGGCATTCCATTCTTTTAATAATTGTGAGTAGCCTTCTTTAGTTTGACAATAAAGTAATGAATCCACTTGTTGAACGGAATCTTTAGGAAGTAACTGTAATGCTTTCTCTATAGCAAGCTGATTCAATTGATAGTACAGTCGGGCATCATCTACAGAAAGCTTTTCGATAAGATTCGCATACACTAAGCCGTGCTGTGCAGTTAATTTTCCTGTTGAATGACCAGTCGTACCATGACTAAGC
Proteins encoded in this region:
- a CDS encoding FAD-dependent oxidoreductase encodes the protein MTQSLWLATTDSDSLPSLTASTKCDVCIIGGGLTGLYTAYVLAKAGVDVVLLEANTKLSHGTTGHSTGKLTAQHGLVYANLIEKLSVDDARLYYQLNQLAIEKALQLLPKDSVQQVDSLLYCQTKEGYSQLLKEWNAYKVLNIKSKITSDTELPFPVTKALSLSQQAQINPVTVSNFLIKEALSMGAKLYANTRVQQLQIAQNNLHTEKNISVQYNKLILCTHYPIEAFKGLQLFKLSNNRSYMVASKITETFKGQYLSVDFPSRSIRTATINDEHYLLLGGANHIAGETTNTEPYYDAIQNEMKVHFGQEPLYRWSAQDIETPDMVPYVGRITKSLPNVYIATGYRKWGISNSFVAGDLLSSLITGTTNANDASALYSPTRTKFGAQFMQMLKVGGFVAKEFVSGHIRNGNAPTCTHLGCKTKWNEADETWDCPCHGSRFNSQGEVLEGPAVQPLKLD